TTTCATCGCATTGGTTACGTGGCCGTCGCTGCCTCCGCACTCAGTTACTGGCTTGGCACCCGCGTGCGTACTCAGGATATCACCCCACCCGCACCCCTTGTCTCATGAGCTCCACTGAAACTATCCGCGACCTTTACCGCGCCATGCGGGAGCAGGACGACAGTGCCGTCTTCGCCATTTGCACACCGGACATCATCTGGCAGCAAAGCACTGGCTTCCCCGGTGGCTCCACTTGGCATGGACCCGCCTCCGTCATCGAAAACGTCTTCCGCGCCAACGCCCGCCGCTGGACCGGATTCGCCTTTACAGAAGAAGAAATGATCGCCGCAGGAGATCGCGTCATCGTCCTCGGTCATTACTCCGGCACCGCCCCCGCCACAGGCAAGGCCATGCGTACCGCCGTCGCCCATGTTTATGATCTCACTGACGGCAAGGTCTGCCGCTTTCGAATGTTTGCGGATACCCATCCCATGTGGCAGGCCTTAAGTTCAGACAGTTGAGATATTCCGCCAGATGTCCCCGGCTGGCAGCGTTCATGACCTCCCTATCATGAAACCCAGCCTGTTACTTCCACTCGCCCTTATCTCTTTCTTCACCGTCGCCCGCGCTGAAGAGGCCTTCGTGCCCCTTTTCGACGGCAAAACCCTCACCGGCTGGGAGCAGCACAGCGGCACCGCCGAATACCGCGTCCAGGACGGAGCCATCGTCGGCAAGACCGTGCCGAATACCGGCAACTCCTTCCTCTGCACCGCCAAAAAATATGGCGACTTCATCCTCGAACTCGAATTCAAGGTGGAGCCTTCCATGAACTCCGGCATCCAGTTTCGCAGCAACTACTACACAAAGGACACTGAAGTTGAAATCGCGGGCAAAAAGAAAAAGTTCCCTGCAGACCGCGTCCATGGTTACCAGTTTGAGATCGACCCCAGCGCACGCGCCTTCACCGGTGGCGTTTATGATGAAGGCCGCCGCGGCTGGCTCTTTGACCTCAAGGAAAACGAAGCTGCCCGCAAAGCCTTCAAGCAGGGTGACTGGAACACCGCCCGCATCGAGTGCAAAGGCGATAGCATCAAGACCTTCATCAATGGCGTACCTGCCGCCGATCTCAAAGACGACCTCACTAAAGAAGGCGTCATCGCCCTCCAGGTCCACGGCATTGGCAAAAAGACCGAAGCCGTTGGCAAAGAAGTCATGTGGCGCAACATCCGCATCCAGGAGCTGAAATAAAGAAAGTAGTCCAGAGCTTTAGCTCGCCAGGATATGGAGATAGGGAAAAGATCCTTCCTCCGGTTCTGGTGGGCCAAGCCATCCCGGAGTCACCCCACCTCGCACCCTGCCTCCCGCATCTCCTCCACGGCCCGGTCCACATCCCCGGGTTGCAGATTCACCCCACGGCAGGCTTCCAGCAGCAGCTTTACCTGGAAGCCCTCCGCCAGCGCATCCAGCACGGTGAATTTCACGCAGTAATCCGTGGCGACGCCCGCCACATGCAGTTCCGTCACACCCTGCGCCTTCAGCCATTCACTCAGGCCCGTTGAGGCGCGGTGACCGTTGTCATAAAGACCGCTGTAGCTGTCGATCTGCGCATTCATTCCTTTGGTAAACACTCTCTGGATGCGTCGCGTCTCCAGCCCCGGCGCGAACAACGCCCCGCCCGTATTTTGCACGCAATGCACCGGCCATAGCGTCTGCGGCAGCCCGTCTAACAAAATGTGCTCATACACTGCCTTGCCCGGATGGTTTGCCGCAAAGCTACCGTGATCCTGCGGATGCCAGTCCTGCGTCGCCACCACCAGGTCAAAATCAGGCATCATTGCGTTCACCACCGGGATGATCTCATCACCCCTTGCCACAGCCAGTGCACCGCCCGGCATGAAGTCGTTTTGAATATCAATAAGCAGAAGTGTTTTCATGTTATATTTTGTTAGGCCGTTGCTCCCACCTTTCCCTTCGCCTCCACCATCATCGCCAGCTTCCTCTCCGCCAGCGTGCGCTCCACACCGGCCGGATACTCATGCGGATGCTGCAACCGCTTCACCGTGGCATGGAGATGAGTGAGTTGCTCCTGGCATCGTGCCTGGATTTCTTGCAGCGTCGGCTGTTCCCCCACCAGCACGCCTTGGCGAAAAACAGGCCGCAATAAATCCTCATGCACTGTACCCTCCGGCATCGCTTTCACACGCGTGGGATCAGCCGGATGCATGATCTCGGTCGGCACCGTGCAACCGCTTTCTTCATCATATATTGCATCACCACGAAACTCACCATTGAGCGTAAACCGCCTTACCTGCTGGATGCCCGGATTGCTCACTTTGATGGCCTGCTCGCTCAGCTTGATCTTCGGCTGCCACTCCCCGTTTTCATCGCGGATCGCGCCCAGTTTATACACGCCGCCCAGCGCTGCCTGCTCGCCCCCCGTCACCAGCTTCGTCCCCACTCCCCAGACATTGATCGCCGCACCCTGATGCTTCAGGCTTT
This region of Prosthecobacter fusiformis genomic DNA includes:
- a CDS encoding nuclear transport factor 2 family protein yields the protein MSSTETIRDLYRAMREQDDSAVFAICTPDIIWQQSTGFPGGSTWHGPASVIENVFRANARRWTGFAFTEEEMIAAGDRVIVLGHYSGTAPATGKAMRTAVAHVYDLTDGKVCRFRMFADTHPMWQALSSDS
- a CDS encoding 3-keto-disaccharide hydrolase; this encodes MKPSLLLPLALISFFTVARAEEAFVPLFDGKTLTGWEQHSGTAEYRVQDGAIVGKTVPNTGNSFLCTAKKYGDFILELEFKVEPSMNSGIQFRSNYYTKDTEVEIAGKKKKFPADRVHGYQFEIDPSARAFTGGVYDEGRRGWLFDLKENEAARKAFKQGDWNTARIECKGDSIKTFINGVPAADLKDDLTKEGVIALQVHGIGKKTEAVGKEVMWRNIRIQELK
- the pncA gene encoding bifunctional nicotinamidase/pyrazinamidase, which gives rise to MKTLLLIDIQNDFMPGGALAVARGDEIIPVVNAMMPDFDLVVATQDWHPQDHGSFAANHPGKAVYEHILLDGLPQTLWPVHCVQNTGGALFAPGLETRRIQRVFTKGMNAQIDSYSGLYDNGHRASTGLSEWLKAQGVTELHVAGVATDYCVKFTVLDALAEGFQVKLLLEACRGVNLQPGDVDRAVEEMREAGCEVG